The following are encoded in a window of Balaenoptera ricei isolate mBalRic1 chromosome 1, mBalRic1.hap2, whole genome shotgun sequence genomic DNA:
- the LOC132350353 gene encoding 2-iminobutanoate/2-iminopropanoate deaminase-like: MSSLIRKVISTAKAPAAIGPYSQAVLVDRTFYISGQLGMDPASGQLVPGGVAEEVKQALPNMGEILKAAGCDFTNVVKTTVLLADINDFNTVNDICKQYFQSSFPARAAYQVAALPKGGCVEIEAVAVQGPCDSITLSGPSVI, encoded by the coding sequence atgTCGTCTTTGATCAGAAAGGTGATCAGCACCGCGAAAGCCCCAGCGGCCATTGGTCCCTACAGTCAGGCTGTGTTAGTCGACAGGACCTTTTACATTTCAGGACAGCTAGGAATGGATCCTGCAAGTGGACAGCTTGTGCCAGGAGGGGTGGCAGAAGAGGTTAAACAAGCTCTTCCAAACATGGGTGAAATTCTGAAAGCAGCAGGCTGTGACTTCACGAATGTGGTAAAAACAACTGTTTTGCTGGCCGACATAAATGACTTCAATACTGTCAATGACATCTGCAAACAATATTTCCAGAGTAGTTTTCCTGCAAGAGCTGCTTACCAGGTTGCTGCTTTGCCCAAAGGAGGCTGTGTTGAGATTGAAGCAGTAGCTGTCCAAGGACCTTGTGACAGCATCACTCTAAGTGGGCCCAGTGTTATTTAG